aaataactaaaatatccttaatgggtggtgtgcaaaaaaaaaaaaaatttacaaagcAATTGAGGACAAAAAATGATTtcaagattttattttatttttaattaaataaatatgatttttactaaaaaatacttaattaataaaatattaaaaatcctAATTGTCACAAAGAGCTTTCTAACCCCGATTTTGAAAAGCGAGGGTATTAAGATGTTAATCttgatataattaaaaaaattatccataaataaaatagataagccaAATTGTGATCGATGGCCAAGTCAGCATGACCATGCAAATTGTTTAATTCAATATTTCAACCTTATTGTACAAGAGAAAATGAGAATATCTATGCAGTATATTTCATGGAACAAAGtatatattatagtatattCTTTAATGCTTAATTATAGAGATTAAATTGAAATTTAAGAGAATTAAATAGATTGTTGCTTAGCCACTAGCTCATTGCTTTATGAGATGATCTTGACCCCAGCATCATGTCTTTATCATAGGAAGGTCACGTTTGAAGATGCCCACAAGCACAAGAAGCATAGTCAGGACAAAAGATGCTTGACAAATAATATCTGACATTATCGATGATGCATTGATGCCCCATCAACTATTAAACACAGCTTTTTATTATGAGCAAAATGGAAAAAATTTCAATATTCAGTGTAAATTTAGATATCAAGTGTCATATAGATTCAGGCTTTGGATTTTTGACAATGAGATAATTGGAGAGTAGGTCTAGATTCCAAAATACATGTACATgattttttataaattaatgTTTAATTTGTTTGTATATGAAGTTGGAAAATCTAATACCAAATTTGAATCTCCTGTGCTGGTACTAAGGATCAAtctgttattttatttttaaaaattttatatgcaAACTATTCTTGTTGATAACAACATGCAGCCATGAACCACTGGAGGATATCTTGTACCGACCCTTGGCTTCACAGTTCACACTACAAATACCATGACCTGGTCATTATCAAATTTCATTTTGCCTTACTTCCAAGTTTGAAGCTAAAAAAGTACGAGGTTAGTGAtttggtattttgttgcttgagAATATGGCTTTCACTATAGTTTAACTtccattattttatttgtagccccaTCATTTCCTTAGAAAGTTAAATATAGCAATCCTACGTAACAAAGCAGCAAACTCTGTAAAAAGAACAggcaagtatttttttttttttttaagacctGTTAAGACTTCTCACATTATCTATGAAAAGGGTCGCATGGATACAGAGATGGGAATAGGCTTCAAAAGCACATCCAAATATTTTACTCTGCAAGATCGGAAAGAAATATATAAAGACATGTAGGACAAATTATGATTTTTAACTTAATTACAGATTTATACCTTGAATTATTTACCTAAATATTAaaactaaataataaaaaatattatctgttaaaatctttaagatatatattttccattcaaacttttcaactaactcaagaatataagaaaaataatattttgcaaaaaattattttaatataaatatccTTAGTCAATCGCTCAAAGGATGGACACACTTCTAACTCGAAAATAGAGAGTCAAATTGGATGAGTTCAACCATGGTTTACATTCATAGCGATCCAAAATGAGAACCATGAGCATCATGCAACTTATAGGCTATAACACTTCCAATCGTGCTTGCAGGATAAGAAATGGATCAATATAAGTTCACGCAGGATAAAAAAGTACATCCACCAAAAGAAATTATGCCTCCTTCCATCATGAACAACACAAGACTTCTGTTAGTTGTAGACCATGTACTTTGGTGTTGCACTGAACTTCTGATATCCTTTAATAACCTTATTCACTGCATCAAGAAAGTCTTTCTCGGTTACCGTCTTCCTTCGTGCCCGAATTGCATACATTCCAGCTTCAGTGCACACACTCCTTATGTCAGCACCTAAACAAGAACCCGACAATAGAAGAACAAAATCAGAAGCTTGAACAGGATACAAGGATTTGGCATGTGCTATATTAGGTCCACAACTATCATATAGAACATGTCTACAGTTTACAAGGGGGTGTCATAACATCATTGGTGCTTCTTAAAGTGACATAAAATTTGAAAGGAGCTATGATGACGGATTTGCACTATAGATATTGAAAACGAATCCACATGCCAGGCGAACATCTTGCATTGAGAATTCATAAGACACCagcaaaataatataattaaaaaacaaTCCATGAAAAATAGCTCACCAGTGGAATTTGGGCAGAGACGAGCAAGAAGCTCAAATCGAATATCCCTCTCACAGTTCATGGTTCTTGTGTGGATCTTGAATATCTGACTTCGGCTCTCCAAATCAGGCAGACCAAACTCAACCTTCCGATCCAATCGTCCAGGACGCAAAAGTGCTGGGTCTAAAGTATCAGGTCTGGATTATTATGCCAAGCAAAGCAGTAAATATAATGGTTAGATTCAGTATTTGCTTGTAGGTAAACTAGAAACTAGAGAATAGGGTAAACTTTTTAATGAAAGTGGGCATTGTTAAAACTATGGAAGAAACCATCTTTCAGAAGGGCAGAACTCGTATTTCACAAAAATTGGTACTTCATAAATGCtttaccttttcttttcctaGCCTATTTTCCCCACTTAACCCAACCCAGTAATAACTTATTCCAATGAAATGGTGGAATAATTTAGCCCAGTCTTTTCCCCTCAAGATTACTACATTTAACCCAGTTCAAATTCTTTAATCTGCTTCCAAATGCAGCCCAAGAGAAACGATATGGCATGAAATAACAAATCTGGCTCCAAGCAGCGCAGCCTGGCTGCAACTTGCACAGTTTGacttctcattttttttattttatcattcATATTGAAGTAAATGCAGAAAAAAACAAGAGAATCGGAATTTGACTTTGATACTACACACCTCTCAGGCACGCTAAAAGTAGACCACCTATTAACAAGCTTAACACCAGGACCCAGGACTGGGAGCTGATCAATTATGAGTACCATGTTAAGTTACTACAAATATATTTGGTTAGAAAACCTGAATAGACGAAGCTTTAGACTCCCCATATCCAATAGGCAAGGTTGGAAACTTGCCAGAGTTCACGAAACCTCTGTTGCATCCAGAAAGATCATCAAGCAACAAAAGATTTCCTAAAGAAATGAATAACAAACTGTTGACTCGGATGAGGCCTTCTTTAGGCCAGGGTCAAGTACATTTGTGTGTGTgcatttttttgggggggggggggggggggtgttggtTTGGCAGGGGTGGGGAAGCACTCCATAGCAGGTTCCACAAAGCCTGCAATTCCAAAACATTAAGATAACCAATTCCATTCAAAAGGTGGTTTTCCATATGCCCACTTTTTTGGGATCATATTAAGTTTTCCCCCAATTGGTAGGATACTCCCCTCCCATGATTAACTTATTCTCAGCTCAACGATAATACACACCAGCATCCAAACAGCCTTGTAAAGAGTATCGCTTGTAAGTCCAAACGAAGTTATGCTTGTTGTAACAGACGCAATAAGAAAGCTACTTCATGAAGGGCTTAGTGACTGTTATTGGGGTGGAAGGTTCTTTCTTGGATAGAGTAGGACGAAGTGCCACCTGCATTATAATTACCTGGGTGAAAATCTTGAGGACGCCACTCAGGATTCGAACCCACAACCTCCAGTCTTTGGAGGGGTATGATCAATGAGGTAACCTTTATTTCCCTACTGGGGTGTATACTAGGACAGTTAATTTGGTGACATATAGGACTGAATTTGGTTCCTCCAGTTTTTGTACTGCCTTTTAAGGTGGGTACTTTGTAAGTTCTCAAGTGTAATTGAGTGAGACTATTTGCTATATTGGGGCAGTAATTTGCCTTCAATTTGGAGCATTTTGCATTAACGTTTTGTGATTTGGTGCGGTTTCATTTCTTACTTGCGTTGAGccatattttctttgttttctttttgggagaaaatttttcctcctttcttcaGGCAGTACCCAAGTTCTCTAGTTTGACTAGGCATACCTTGTACCTTTTTAACCTCTATCTATGAACTAGAAGGGGTCCACCAAACCCCCACATCCCCCGATGGCAGTGTTATCCACACACTCCAATTTTTGAGTTTTCTGACATGTTATACACTTGGACACTTGGGACATTTCATAACACTCTTTGACACTTCATGCCATTAAATCATAAcattatcatcatcattataTCTCTACTTTTCataattcttcatgaaatttatTAGGTCTAGCATACCAATTATCAACACCTTTATCAATTTTGACAACTAAAGGAGCAACGGGTCTAGCTCATTATTCGACATAGACAAATCAATAAATATTTACACAAACATATGGGATATAGACATTCCCCCATGTCTGATCTTCAAATAGTCCCCATGTCAGATTCTTCTGGAAACCCTGATACTTGACACCTGTGTCACATGTCCAAGTAACACTACTAGATGGCTTTCTCCCGTAAAAAAAGGGCTTCTTTATTTGGTTGAAACAAGTGCATAGATTTAAGAAATATTCTAatggaagaaaacaaacaaacaaacaaaacaaaaccactaaaagaacaaaaaaaaagtatacaTACAAAAGCCTGCTTGGATGGTGTATAAAGTACAGAATTGTAAAGCCAATTGATCACATCACCCAGAAAGTTATAAGAAAGTCATGCTAGATATTAGATATGTGGTTTAAGAATAGCTTTCATCGCTGGACAGGTGGAAACTCAAGTCTTCAGAAATAAAGTGAGACCATGTGTGATAATGCTAATTTGGATCACAAAACAAGTGAAAGAGCAGGATGCAAGATGGCACATACCTATTGGTTGCCATTAGAACCTTGATGTTTCCTCTAGCATCAAATCCATCAAGTTGATTGACAATTTCAAGCATGGTGCGTTGAACTTCATTGTCACCACCAACACCATCATCAAAACGAGCACCGCCAATGGCATCAACTTCATCAAAAAACACAATGCAAGCTTTTTTCGAGCGAGCCATCTAAAATGATAAATGGGTCAATAAGCTAATTCTAGAGACTTATCAAATAAGAAAGAAGTTCAAAATGCTCATCAGGAAACGTGTTGACCACtgaatgaaaattttgaaatatatttatcctGAAGAGGGGGAAAACTTGCTATCATATATCTGGAATTTCAACAACCTGAAAAAGTTCACGAACCATCCGAGCACCTTCCCCAACATATTTTTGAACAAGCTCACTCCCAATGACACGAATGAAGCAGGCATCAGTTCTATTGGCGACAGCTCTGGCCAGGAGTGTTTTACCAGTCCCAGGGGGGCCATAACAAAGGACCCCTTTTGGAGGATCTATACCAAGCTTAACAAATTTCTCTGGATGAAGCATAGGAAGCTCCACAACCTGAATTGGAACAGTGCACAAAACGTTATGGACCTTACAATGCATAAAGACTAAATTTACTGAAAGATGCATGGAGGGACATTGCAAATGTAGGCACCCTGAGAATTCTCATTTTCTAAGAATTACTAACCCTATGGGTGCAAATGATGTCAAGAAAATATTTtccaaggagaaaaagaaaaagtcataCCTCTCGCATCTTCTCAATCTGCTCCTTGCATCCACCAACATCATTATATGTGACATCAGGCTTCTCTTCTACCGTCATCATCGTAACACTTGGATCAATCTTTGGTGGTAGAGGGATCTGAATTTGATATTTATTTCTATCAACTCTGTAACAAGGACAAAAAGATCTACAAGTTAAAAAAAGCAGAATCTGAGATTAGAAGCAAGGTCACACATCATAATTGTTGAATGCATTAATTTGATTTTTCTAACAATTTGGAGCAATAAATTGCCATCAACTATTATCTATAGCCTAACTCATTAAAGTCAAAACTGACAAACTAATATGACATAATATAACTCACAAGGGTGAGGTAAGAATAGAACAAGAGCTTTAAaactaaattttctttttagcatTATTGGATTCAAGTGGGAGACCAACAGAACTATgctcaaaattcttaaaagattagAATAACTAGAACAGTTTTTGCTACAAATAATACATAAGTTATTTATGATATTTTCCAgcatactatttttttaagaGAACTTTGAAAACAGGTGCAACACCAGGGGTTACCTATCTTAATAGTTCTCGCACCCAAGCATGCCTAACTGCCAATTTTTGACAGGAACCACTGCTCTAGTGCCGACATGATTGCACCCGTGTATAAGTTGTTTATGATATTCAAATCcaaaaattcaaggaaaaacaaaatttaCTATATTATATACAGATATAAAGGATAAATAATGTTTCTCAACTAAAACTAGCTAGAAATAAGCTAGGTAAACAATTCTCAGTTAAATGCGAGGGAGTtatcaagagaagaaatttaTAGCCTTACCCTACACGCATGCCTTCTTCAATATCAGTTGGAGAGACTTTGTCACCCAAGCCAACCACAAACTGTACATGGGGAATAAATTATCTTCAGTCTTCCAGATTGAGGTTCTCTGAAATAAATCAATCCTTTGAAATCAAGCGTTTAATCAAAGTCAGAGAATATACCTTGGCAATTTGCTTTACATTTATCACATATTTAGCATCTTCAGTGTTTGGATTTATAATCTTCGTACACCTAGCAAcctttgaagaaatgaaaatctGTCTTAGAATTTGAATAATCTGAAAGAGAAAGCAGCAAGCTACAAATTCATATATATGAGTTCGTGCATGcccacatctctctctctctctctgtgtgtgtgtgtgtgagtgaCTGTGACATACAAACAATATCTTCAATGATCtgctaaataaaaaataaaaatatgtacttgtaaaggttgttcTTCTTGCATCATTTGCTTATCAGAGACTAAATCCCACTGGCTTGGTGCAGCTAAACCGGTGTCAGACTCTTTGATTCCTGACATTTGATTGAAGAAAACACGTGTTAGAGACCTAACAATTGCGATAGTTTTCCACATATGATGGTGGACGATTCTACAAAGCCCATTTAAATAGAAAATTGAGTTTTTTCTTGAAGATAATTCTAGTCAGTGcattttgaaaataattttcaataacAGGCCTAGAACAAGCTGcaattagcaataacactaGCATTTCTTCCATTCATCTTACTCAAATTCTTTTAAACTGTACATCTAACGCTCCCTTTTCTACACAATAGGTCTAAGATGATAAAACCCACTCTCAGCCTTGGCCCTTAATATTTCCCTAGGTGAAAGTTACCTCCGCAGTCGTCAAGCATTATGTGTTATTTTCCTTTCAAATGATTATTTTAACCTAGGAAGTGCTCCAAGAAAATGAAGACTATGTTTCTAACATGGAAGGTCCAATTGCCAAAGTTGCTTGTAATGAATCAAGATTATCTAGTTATTCTTTTGTTTGATTGTTAGAACTCCCGTGAACAGGATAGTTTACAACATGGTTTGAGGTTTTGCTCAAAACTCCAAAACCAAATATGAATGTTTCGATCTGGTTGGAATCAGTCCAACACTGGAGATGGTTTTGATGTTTTAACTAAAAACTAACTTATAAAGCCAAATTAAGTGTATATGTTTTATCTATGCTAATTTTCtcatatttctttatttttgaaaatgctGGACAGAATTTTGTTTACATTAACCTTAGACTTAACGAGTTTTGAGAAGATTTATAAGCCTGCAATGTTACATTAAAGATATttaagaaaaagtaaaatctttttGCCCAAGTTCAGTATCCTATAACCTGAACCTCATAAATTTCAGATTTCATATATCAAAGTGCCATCAAGTAGTATAGCATATTTCATTCCAACacgattttaaaattatatcttgaaaaataatTCTGTAAAATGATACCATATAAGAATTGAAATATGGTTAGCAGCAATTTAGAAAACTTCGACAGCATTCCAGGGATTTACACTCTGATACAACTAGTAGAACCATCAGCAGCTTAAGTATATAACTCTGGACTTTCAAATTTTGTACCTCCTTCTGCCAAAAGGAATTATCATATGCAAAGGTAAAAGAGGAGCCTGCCATAGTTTTAACAAAGATTATAATTCAAAAGAATCATACCAACCTTATAAATAAGGTATCGTTCTAGAAGATCTACATGGCTGTCAAACCAATATTGAACAATCAATAAATTGAAAGCTTTAGTTCAATAATTATCTTTGTAATACACCAATAAAGATAAAGGACTAGGTTTGTTGCACTTCTTCTATATTTCCTTCTATATGCCACAATGCTTATAATGCCCAAAATTATGAATTAAAAGATAAGATAAGAAAGCACGCTCTGAACTAAATATAACCACCACCTACCACAGAGATCATTGACCTTCTTTGCCATCTCCTTAATTTCCTTCTCTGCTTTCTTGATGCTAGCTGAGTAAGGTCCTAGGCCCTGTCACCGAACAACAGCGCAACAATTCAATTTACCAACTGATGATATAATAGATCCATTAAACAGATTTAACCCATATCCCGACGATAAAATCCATGGGGGGAGGGGGCGGGGGAGTAAAAGATTCAGAACATAGGTTAGAAAATTGAACAGATCCTCCGCCTGAATTCAAAACTAATTTGCATCGAAGATGAGGATTTGAGAGTGGGTTGGGTGGGGGGGGGGCGGATCGGGAGAGGAAGGCGTACGTAGGTCTTGAGAAGCGCGATATCGTCCTCGTCGAGCGGGCGAGGGTTCTTCTCGTTCGTGTCCTCCTCGAGCTCCGGAGCCATGGCGGCGACCTAACCTCCTTCTCTCTCGGTTAAACTCTAGATCTATTTAGCTTGTGTTCCTCTTCGCTATATCCCCACTCCCCACTTGCCTTGCTCCACAAGAAAACCAAGGCAGCCCGAACTTTGGCCGACGGTGTTTTATTATGGcacattatatttttaatatacagGATCCGTGCAATCACGGCGGTTGCATGATGTGCGGACGGCCGTGATTAcatactagattttttttttgaaaatgatGATGTAGAAGTTATAGATAAAAATCTATGAaagctgtttttttttattattattatttgtgtTGCTTTCCATCTTTTTGGTTTAGGCTTTAAATTTAGGGTTTAGAATTTATTCATTGTTCCGCAGCCTGTGCACTATCAATATAACCTGCCATTCCAAGTACCAACTAGGAAGGCATAAATTGGCCATTTAACTCTTTTTTGCGAGAGATTTTTGTGTTTAGCTTTGTTTGCATTATATTTGTCGATGGATGGAGAGTATTTTCCTGTGaaagataattttatttttcttcctacGAGTCCACCATCCGATCATCCATTAATCACTTTTAGGTCAGTGCAGGTAGATGATTAATAGAGTCTCGAGTTTTCTGAGATCTATACTATAGATGATCAAATAGTGGATTCGTGcaaagaaagatttttttttttttttgcgaaaGATATAATCCCAGTCCTTTGCCATGCATTGACCAACTGGTAATTTAACCTCAACAATTGTTACTTCTTATTCTTTAGAGAGCTAAGAGAGGTGTTCAAATCTTGTTATGGTTCTTCTAAATTGCTAGATTGTTCTTGCTGCGATGCTTCAGATCTCGGTATGGTGGAGCTGTCGCATAAGCCATAATCCGGTACATAGGCACCGGTCAGCTGGACACGTGTCCAACTCGGAAATAAGGGTGCAAACCAGCGCGGAGGTCATGGATGTTTTGTGATCCGTGAACGACAGGAGATCCCAGAGTCAATCCCCCGGAGAAACGAGTAATTATTGCCTACACCGGGTGTACCAGCGTGGCATGCACGCGGCCAATCAAAGCCGCTTGTTTCTATAATGGTGCACCGAGATACGAGCTTGATGGCCGGGGCGTTCTTCGCCCCTTTATCCCCTCCTCTGTTGCCCTTTTTGGCCGGATCCTCTGTCCCAAGATCCATTCCCCATCCTTCTCTCCCCATTTTTTTAGTTCCCATCACCATTCCTTAATCCTGACGCTTGGACACTATCGCTGCTTCTCGTGCCACACCTCCGCCACCGAGACTCGATCGCCGACGACTCCGCCGGCGCCGTCTCCGCCGCCACCCTGGTATGCATGCATCCGCCTTTCCTTCGCtactccctcctcctctctgcGTGCCCACCACCTGTTCGAttacatttattattatttattttttttgggtagCAGTTTGTTGCGACAATATCCATCAAAGCAACATCTTTTATAGGCAGAATATCCATACTATTTGCGAGAGGTTTTGAAAAGAGTCAGTTTTGCTGGTAAATTCCTTGATTTCATTTGGAAAGGGTATGCTAAACGATGCAAAAACTATGATGTAGTTTCCGATTTGATGGCTCTATCAATGCTTCTGTATTTGCGTATCACCTGTTCGCGGCTAATGATACTAAATATccaaaatgaaattattttttttttgtggttttgTGTGACAAGTTTTATATGTATGGATTGTTTTTGTGCTGATTTAGGtaccattttgttcattctatatGCCTTTATCAAGAGAAATATGTGGATTTTCGACTCAACTGCTGAATATCTCCATAGCTTCCCTGTGTAAAGCTAGGAATTTGGAAAAAGCCGAGGCTGTTTTAATCGACGGTATAAGACTCGGATATATTCCAGATGTTGTAACATACAATACATTGATTACGGCATATTGCCGCTTTGTCGGGATAAATGAAGCATACTCGATTCTTTATAGAATGAGAGAAGCAGGCGTAAAACCTGATGTAATTACTTAcaattctttaattgctggggcTACTCGATATTGCCTTCCGTCACGCTCGCTGGAGCTGTTCGAAGAAATGTTGCAGACTGGACTTGCTCCTGATGAATGGAGCTATAACACTCTGATGCACTGTTTGTTTAAATCTGGATACCCGGAGGAGGCCTACAAGATTTATATGGATATGATCTTGAAAAATATCACCCCTTCATCGGCTACATATAATACTTTAATAAATGGTTTGTGCAAGGTGGGGAAGGCAGGGAATGCTCTGAGACTGTTTAGAAACTTGCAAAGGTTTGGGTTTTCTGCGGGGCTGGTGACATATAATACAATTATAGACGGGCTCTGTAAATCTGGCAGGATGGGTCAGGCAAGAAGGATTCTCAAGGAACTTGGAGAATCAGGTTATGCTCCAAATGCCATAACTTATACGACAGTTATGAAGTGCTGCTTTAGATCTGGAAAATTTGAGCAAGGATTTGAGATTTTttctgaaatgatgaataaaggGTACAATTCAGATGTCTTTGCCTATTGCACAGTAATCAGTGCATTGACCAAGAAAGGTATGATTAAAGATGCTAATGCTTGTGTCAAGCAAATGTTGGGAAATGGTATTGGCCTTGATAAAGCATGTTATAACACTCTAATTTATCTGCTTTGCAGAGAAGGAAATTTAGAAACTGCATTCCGGTTGCTGAATGAGATGGAAGAAGGTGGCCTTGAGGGTGATGAGTATACGTACTCTATTTTGGTCGATGCGTTGTGTAAAATGGGTCACATTGATGCTGCCCACAAGCAGTTGCAATTGATGGAGATGAGGGGCTTCCAGTCAAACTTGGTAGCTTATAATTGCTTGATTGATGGGTTGTGTAAGGTGGGAGAGGTGGATTCTGCCATGAAGTTATTCAATAAGATGAATTCCAAGGATCCTTTCACATACACATCATTGGTGCATGGCCTATGCAGGAAGGGTCGGTTTCGTGTGGCATCCAAGCTCTTGCTGACTTGCTTAAGGGAAGGCATGAATGTTCTCAGATCTGCCCAACGTGCTGTTACTGCTGGTCTTCAAAGTTCGGGGTTTAAAAGGGATGCAGGGAAGCTGAGGACAGCATTACGCCTGGCTCAGCTTTCCCGGTACTAATAGGGAAAGGAAACAAAGAGATTATTTATATATGAAATTGCTCCAGGGATAAACTCTCAAGAGGATGAAAACATGGCTGTTGCTGCTCTGCGACTCGAAGCTCAGGAAGCATTGGTGATACACCTGAATCTGAGGTGTTGCATGAAATTCCTTGCATGGTCTCGATCTAACAACTCTCTTTGATCAAGGAAGTAGCCCTTGAAAGGACCAAGTGATTGAGCCTGGAATAAAGCACTTCTTACCTTATGAGCCAGACCCATCTACCAAGTCAAACTTGCTTTGGAATCTTTCCAGAATGTTGCATCTCTACCTGGTTCCTACACAATTCGCTATTcaaattttttctagaaatccAGTTCCTGGTCCTGCTCTTGATTCAGGTGACTAGCCTTATTCACTCTTGGCCTTTCCAAAATGTAACCACAACAAACTTGAAGGCTCcatgagcacctatttcagagAAAGTGAGACAAATTGTGCATTCCAAGTCGAGACTTGATCCACAACTGAAGGTATTCTCCTAAGCTCATATCTGGGGATCCTACAAGTAGGACCCAATTTAAGCAACTGGGCAGTTACAAGTTTGGTTGCGCATAGGAGGGCATCAGAAGTCGCTTCACTTATAGGGGAAGTCGCTTCAGGTGTTTGGTTGTCCTGAAGTGGCCCATACTGGGTTCCCATGGTGAGAGGAACTGTGCTAAAAACTCCAGGAACTTTGGCTGGGCAGGGAGCCGAAGTCACTTAGGCAAAGTGAGTTGCACCATCTACTTATGAGAAACCAACAAGCATTAGATTGCATCCGGAGTTATGAATACACTCCAAGGTGAGTCTGTAACCTAGCTTTCTCTTTGCCTCGAGCAATATTTACCTAGTCTGAAGAAAACCTGCTTTGCTGCTTACTTTATAGATGCAGTGTCAGTCCATTGCAGACGGAATGCATGGCGGGAGAGAAGATGACATTAAGTAGCCCTAAGGAACTCGGAAGATGAGACATGATACGCACCATTCCTTGCTTCCACACACAATTTCTTATCTTGGTAAAGCTCGTATTGATAAGTGGTttagaatagtggtttagtCTGTGGAAGTGTTTGCCCATTGTCTACCTGTGTTCATAAGGTATATAGATGGCCATTTGTATGCTGGCCCTGGCTGTGTCCAAACCCTGCACAGATTCTTGCTGGTCCATGGAAGGTAGATGCAGTTTGGTTGGAGTCACGTCTCTGCTGAAGTGATAGCGGTACTAGCTTGCAGTGTTCTTCTTGAGAAAGACGAGGATGGTCTCTCGTGGGCCACACACGTCTACAGGAAGACGAACAGCACGGCCGATGGGTGGCCTCATTTGCAGCCCACTACTCGGGAGGATTCATCTGGGGCGA
Above is a window of Phoenix dactylifera cultivar Barhee BC4 unplaced genomic scaffold, palm_55x_up_171113_PBpolish2nd_filt_p 001168F, whole genome shotgun sequence DNA encoding:
- the LOC120108095 gene encoding 26S proteasome regulatory subunit 7-like; amino-acid sequence: MAPELEEDTNEKNPRPLDEDDIALLKTYGLGPYSASIKKAEKEIKEMAKKVNDLCGIKESDTGLAAPSQWDLVSDKQMMQEEQPLQVARCTKIINPNTEDAKYVINVKQIAKFVVGLGDKVSPTDIEEGMRVGVDRNKYQIQIPLPPKIDPSVTMMTVEEKPDVTYNDVGGCKEQIEKMREVVELPMLHPEKFVKLGIDPPKGVLCYGPPGTGKTLLARAVANRTDACFIRVIGSELVQKYVGEGARMVRELFQMARSKKACIVFFDEVDAIGGARFDDGVGGDNEVQRTMLEIVNQLDGFDARGNIKVLMATNRPDTLDPALLRPGRLDRKVEFGLPDLESRSQIFKIHTRTMNCERDIRFELLARLCPNSTGADIRSVCTEAGMYAIRARRKTVTEKDFLDAVNKVIKGYQKFSATPKYMVYN
- the LOC103723286 gene encoding putative pentatricopeptide repeat-containing protein At4g17915, whose product is MPLSREICGFSTQLLNISIASLCKARNLEKAEAVLIDGIRLGYIPDVVTYNTLITAYCRFVGINEAYSILYRMREAGVKPDVITYNSLIAGATRYCLPSRSLELFEEMLQTGLAPDEWSYNTLMHCLFKSGYPEEAYKIYMDMILKNITPSSATYNTLINGLCKVGKAGNALRLFRNLQRFGFSAGLVTYNTIIDGLCKSGRMGQARRILKELGESGYAPNAITYTTVMKCCFRSGKFEQGFEIFSEMMNKGYNSDVFAYCTVISALTKKGMIKDANACVKQMLGNGIGLDKACYNTLIYLLCREGNLETAFRLLNEMEEGGLEGDEYTYSILVDALCKMGHIDAAHKQLQLMEMRGFQSNLVAYNCLIDGLCKVGEVDSAMKLFNKMNSKDPFTYTSLVHGLCRKGRFRVASKLLLTCLREGMNVLRSAQRAVTAGLQSSGFKRDAGKLRTALRLAQLSRY